From Chryseobacterium sp. H1D6B, a single genomic window includes:
- a CDS encoding YtxH domain-containing protein, with product MGNKTNGILALLGLGALAYWKYKKSTPEQQQVVKDKINTAKDNLNKWGNDLKSKANDAASQVQSKIDEAKTKAEDSLS from the coding sequence ATGGGAAACAAAACAAACGGAATTTTAGCTTTATTAGGTTTAGGTGCTCTTGCGTATTGGAAATATAAAAAATCAACACCTGAACAGCAGCAAGTAGTAAAAGATAAAATTAATACTGCTAAAGACAATCTTAACAAATGGGGAAATGATCTTAAAAGCAAAGCTAATGACGCAGCTTCCCAGGTTCAGAGTAAAATAGACGAGGCGAAAACTAAAGCTGAAGACTCTTTAAGTTAG
- a CDS encoding class I SAM-dependent methyltransferase has product MENYLEINKNSWNAKVEPHLKSDFYFLDEFLKGKSSLNSIELALLGDLKGKRILHLQCHFGQDSISLSRLGAEVTGIDLSDKAIETAKDLAYQCGTDTKFICSDVYDLPNVLEEKFDLVFTSYGTIGWLPDLEKWAGVIDHFLKADGKFIMAEFHPVVWLFDDDFEGVKYNYFNEKPIVETYEGTYADFEAEIIQEYVMWNHPLADVLQNLIKNKLEIKSFQEFDWSPYPCFKHVEEFEKGKWRISKFGNKIPLVYALEAQKKSS; this is encoded by the coding sequence ATGGAAAATTATCTAGAAATAAATAAAAACTCCTGGAACGCCAAAGTAGAACCGCATCTGAAATCAGATTTCTATTTTTTAGATGAATTTTTGAAAGGAAAAAGCTCTCTTAACTCCATCGAATTGGCATTACTGGGAGATCTTAAAGGGAAAAGGATTCTGCATCTGCAGTGCCATTTCGGACAGGATTCCATTTCATTATCAAGATTAGGAGCTGAGGTTACAGGAATAGACTTATCGGACAAAGCAATTGAAACGGCTAAAGACTTGGCGTATCAGTGCGGTACAGATACAAAATTTATCTGTTCAGATGTGTATGATCTCCCGAATGTTTTAGAGGAGAAATTTGATCTCGTTTTTACAAGTTATGGAACGATAGGCTGGCTTCCTGATTTAGAAAAATGGGCGGGTGTAATCGATCATTTTCTAAAGGCTGACGGAAAATTTATAATGGCAGAATTTCATCCTGTTGTCTGGCTTTTTGATGATGATTTTGAGGGTGTGAAGTACAATTATTTCAATGAGAAACCCATCGTAGAAACGTATGAAGGTACATATGCAGATTTTGAAGCGGAAATCATTCAGGAGTATGTAATGTGGAATCATCCTTTAGCTGATGTACTGCAAAATTTAATTAAAAATAAGTTAGAAATAAAGAGTTTCCAGGAATTCGACTGGTCGCCGTATCCTTGTTTTAAGCACGTTGAAGAATTTGAGAAAGGAAAGTGGAGAATTTCGAAATTCGGAAATAAAATACCGCTGGTGTATGCGTTAGAAGCACAAAAAAAATCATCGTAG
- a CDS encoding PH domain-containing protein translates to MDNEKSRLEEIKDQIKKLDLSTTFFVRREIKELPDILAENENIIYLVEGRNTANNNNGILVATDRRVIFVDKEFLYGLKVEAFPLDKINSLQYETSLVLGIIKIHTSGKIVEINGVGKHYARQFCETVTDFMSRSKQEMTNNSEPTVLDQLEQLGKLKDNGVLTEEEFNEQKKKLINRL, encoded by the coding sequence ATGGACAATGAGAAATCGAGGCTTGAAGAAATAAAAGATCAGATCAAAAAATTAGATTTGAGTACAACCTTCTTCGTGAGAAGAGAAATCAAAGAACTGCCCGATATTTTAGCCGAAAATGAGAATATAATTTATCTTGTGGAAGGAAGAAATACAGCTAATAATAACAATGGAATCTTAGTAGCAACAGACAGAAGGGTAATTTTTGTAGACAAAGAGTTTTTGTATGGATTAAAAGTAGAAGCTTTTCCTCTTGATAAAATAAACTCGCTGCAGTATGAGACTTCTTTAGTGTTAGGTATTATAAAAATTCATACTTCCGGAAAAATTGTGGAAATAAATGGTGTTGGTAAGCATTATGCCAGACAATTTTGTGAAACGGTGACAGATTTTATGTCGCGTTCAAAGCAGGAAATGACAAACAACTCTGAGCCTACTGTTTTAGATCAATTAGAACAACTTGGAAAACTTAAAGACAATGGAGTGTTAACAGAAGAGGAATTTAATGAACAAAAAAAGAAACTTATAAATAGATTATGA